Proteins from a genomic interval of Oceanispirochaeta crateris:
- a CDS encoding DUF4340 domain-containing protein, which produces MNYKKGIFINLILVLLSGVILFFLYRPAPVKDEVPLKTEEIQLLNYNVADVAAVALIHDDVRFGLIHKDGNISLQPSAEDPLPSQELMQSYLYSVSKLTALSRIEYPEDESPNFGLDNPRSRMTLILKDGNKVRLFLGSQSPLKDAWYCKAEDGEDIYLLSDETARLFLAEPQDFVSKSILPRVDLKELNSLERLTLSFRGNDPPSYSVENRGDFIFRLVSPVETSIDYESVLSSLIFPILSLNPEEWIDGEVDLPDTSDLLLDAVIDGKSYRISFYKADEDGYFLQSRGTEGIFRISEEALPFLHVHYLDLMNDSIYHSNVSEIREIIVSDRENQKDYNIRVTGDSVQIQGDINGFKAGYSEMMTLFDVLLNTGLARELDSLRELSVDAPVSFSVQIYKKNGSIDQLDFLDLMGKEGEQILFVNGKAAFSTYYKTVLEIRNTLEKLVQKDGE; this is translated from the coding sequence ATGAATTATAAAAAAGGGATCTTCATCAATCTTATCCTAGTTCTTTTGTCTGGGGTCATTCTGTTCTTTTTGTATAGGCCGGCACCTGTGAAGGATGAAGTTCCCCTTAAGACAGAAGAGATACAACTTTTGAACTACAATGTCGCCGATGTGGCTGCTGTGGCTCTTATCCATGATGATGTCCGGTTTGGACTGATCCATAAGGATGGGAATATCTCTTTACAGCCTTCTGCAGAAGATCCTCTGCCTTCCCAGGAACTGATGCAGTCTTATTTGTATAGCGTCTCAAAATTAACAGCCCTGTCTCGGATAGAATACCCGGAGGATGAGAGCCCTAACTTTGGTCTTGATAATCCTCGGTCACGGATGACTCTCATTTTAAAGGATGGAAATAAGGTCAGGCTCTTTCTGGGCTCCCAGAGCCCACTGAAGGATGCCTGGTACTGCAAAGCGGAGGACGGTGAGGATATTTATCTTCTTTCTGATGAAACGGCCCGGCTGTTTCTAGCGGAACCTCAAGATTTTGTGTCAAAGAGTATACTCCCCCGGGTTGATCTCAAAGAACTGAATAGCCTGGAGCGGCTGACCCTGTCTTTTCGGGGCAATGATCCACCTTCCTATAGTGTTGAGAATCGGGGAGACTTTATTTTTCGTCTGGTTTCTCCTGTTGAGACTTCTATCGATTATGAGTCAGTTCTCTCTTCCCTGATATTCCCTATCCTTTCCTTGAATCCCGAAGAATGGATTGATGGTGAAGTGGACCTGCCAGACACTTCCGATCTCCTATTGGACGCGGTGATTGATGGAAAAAGCTATAGGATCTCTTTCTACAAAGCAGATGAAGACGGGTATTTCCTTCAAAGTCGGGGAACCGAGGGAATCTTCAGGATTTCGGAAGAAGCTCTCCCTTTTCTGCATGTTCACTATCTGGATCTTATGAATGATTCAATTTATCACAGTAATGTTTCTGAAATCCGGGAAATCATTGTGAGCGACAGGGAAAATCAAAAGGATTATAACATTCGAGTCACCGGAGACTCTGTTCAAATTCAAGGAGACATCAATGGTTTCAAAGCGGGATATTCCGAGATGATGACCCTCTTTGATGTCCTTCTCAATACCGGTCTGGCCCGTGAATTGGATTCACTTCGCGAGCTTTCAGTGGATGCTCCTGTCTCGTTTTCAGTTCAAATATATAAAAAAAATGGTTCTATAGATCAACTGGACTTTTTGGATCTTATGGGGAAAGAGGGCGAACAGATTCTCTTTGTAAATGGCAAAGCAGCATTTTCAACTTATTACAAAACAGTCCTGGAAATTAGAAATACCCTGGAAAAACTGGTTCAAAAGGATGGTGAATAA
- a CDS encoding acetate--CoA ligase family protein yields the protein MNDHMNKESLEKIQTLLKKAEEAHRKELYEYEVYQILEILELKIPRYHLIRNEDEITRSLLSEFGSSRVVMKIVSPQVAHKEKLGGVKVLHKDIDFLRYSFNAMRDLFQSQQIPIEGVLIVEYIEYSPELGNEVMIGFRESETFGPVISFSKGGSDAEHFATHFSAPNLLLPPLSREWAKALISSTEIHKKYLQEGKEDYLEQIIDVKMKLSSLSTAFSSFFNTDNEFIFTDFEINPFVFDPDHNLIALDGYAVFERKENLPPLETNRPPASSLNAFFQPRGIAVVGVSGSDPERPGNIIVSNLIKLGRKDVYCVNPKGGTLTLAGQSLPLYENLKDLPGPAEMVVVTVPAKAALSVVYQAAEIDCKALLLIPGGFSESSNDKGPEDEILTICRKKGIRIMGPNCLGIVTAGSIEHPGINTFFIPEKKFRLDLSRKRNMALFSQSGALGLVELAQLRHAVSPKVVVSYGNQLDVDPCDLVNYWSEDPEIRVIGIYIEGFSPAAGRRFFDEASKGLLDKSRAPIVVYKAGRTLEGKMATQSHTASIAGEYAVARAAMKQAGLIVADTMADHLGYIKTFSMLTDKKAFGLRCAVVTNAGYEKANAADNLGRLRLAELDDQCRRTLKKQLPDFVTIEALLDLTPMVGDDVFVEAVRTLIESDSVDCLLVSIVPHAGFLHTTDEEIESCPENIAAGIVELNRIMEKPLIVSLTATSGLGSEYNRMGQLLESGGVPVFLSAEQAMRNLEEFVRYHLIREQNKLEDWIR from the coding sequence ATGAATGACCACATGAACAAAGAATCCCTAGAAAAGATCCAGACCCTCCTGAAAAAGGCAGAAGAAGCCCACAGAAAAGAGCTCTATGAATACGAGGTCTATCAGATTCTGGAAATACTGGAACTCAAAATCCCCCGGTATCATTTGATCCGGAATGAAGATGAAATAACCCGGTCTCTTCTATCAGAGTTCGGCAGCAGCCGAGTCGTTATGAAGATTGTGTCTCCCCAGGTGGCGCACAAGGAGAAACTAGGAGGAGTGAAGGTCCTTCATAAGGATATTGATTTCTTACGCTACTCTTTTAATGCTATGAGAGACCTTTTTCAATCTCAGCAGATCCCCATAGAGGGAGTCCTCATTGTTGAATACATCGAATACAGCCCCGAATTAGGTAATGAGGTGATGATAGGATTTAGAGAGAGTGAAACCTTCGGCCCGGTCATATCCTTCAGCAAGGGAGGTTCAGATGCAGAGCACTTTGCCACTCACTTTTCAGCCCCCAACCTGCTTTTGCCGCCTTTGAGCAGAGAATGGGCCAAAGCCCTGATCTCTTCAACGGAGATCCACAAGAAATACCTTCAAGAAGGGAAAGAAGACTATTTAGAACAGATTATTGATGTGAAGATGAAACTCAGCAGTCTTTCTACTGCATTTTCATCTTTTTTTAACACAGATAACGAATTCATTTTCACAGATTTTGAGATTAACCCCTTTGTTTTTGATCCTGATCATAATCTGATTGCCCTCGATGGTTATGCCGTTTTTGAGAGAAAAGAGAATCTCCCCCCTCTGGAGACAAACAGACCTCCCGCCTCCTCCCTGAATGCCTTTTTTCAACCCCGAGGCATCGCCGTGGTCGGGGTGAGCGGCAGTGATCCTGAAAGGCCGGGCAATATCATCGTCTCCAATCTCATAAAACTGGGACGAAAAGATGTGTACTGCGTGAATCCAAAGGGAGGGACACTGACCCTTGCCGGACAGAGTCTACCCCTCTATGAAAATCTGAAGGACCTTCCGGGGCCGGCCGAAATGGTTGTGGTCACGGTTCCTGCTAAGGCGGCACTTTCAGTTGTTTATCAGGCAGCAGAGATTGATTGTAAAGCCCTTCTTTTGATCCCCGGAGGTTTCAGTGAAAGCTCAAACGACAAGGGACCGGAAGACGAAATCCTGACCATATGTCGTAAAAAAGGAATCAGGATTATGGGGCCCAACTGCCTGGGAATCGTGACAGCCGGGTCAATAGAGCATCCTGGAATCAATACCTTCTTCATTCCCGAAAAAAAGTTCCGCTTAGACCTCAGCCGGAAAAGGAATATGGCTCTTTTCAGCCAGAGCGGAGCCCTTGGACTGGTGGAACTGGCACAACTGCGCCACGCGGTCAGTCCCAAGGTCGTCGTCAGTTATGGAAATCAGCTGGATGTCGATCCCTGCGATCTTGTAAACTACTGGTCAGAAGATCCGGAGATCCGCGTCATAGGCATATACATCGAGGGGTTTTCTCCCGCTGCAGGGAGGCGATTTTTTGACGAGGCCTCTAAAGGATTGCTGGACAAGTCCAGGGCTCCCATTGTTGTTTATAAGGCAGGACGAACCCTGGAAGGAAAAATGGCGACACAGTCACACACAGCCAGTATAGCCGGAGAGTACGCCGTAGCCCGAGCGGCTATGAAACAAGCCGGCCTCATCGTTGCAGACACCATGGCCGACCACCTTGGGTATATCAAAACATTTTCCATGCTCACAGACAAAAAAGCCTTTGGACTCCGTTGTGCTGTTGTAACGAATGCAGGATATGAAAAGGCCAATGCGGCGGACAACCTGGGCCGTCTCAGGCTTGCCGAACTGGATGACCAATGCCGCAGAACCCTCAAAAAGCAATTGCCGGATTTTGTCACCATTGAAGCCTTGTTGGATTTGACTCCCATGGTTGGGGATGATGTTTTTGTAGAAGCCGTCCGGACTCTCATAGAATCAGATTCTGTAGACTGTCTCCTGGTATCCATAGTTCCCCACGCCGGGTTCCTTCACACAACAGACGAAGAAATCGAGTCCTGTCCCGAGAATATCGCCGCAGGAATTGTAGAACTGAACAGGATCATGGAGAAACCTCTGATCGTATCCCTCACGGCGACATCCGGACTCGGCTCTGAATACAACCGAATGGGTCAACTTTTAGAATCAGGGGGAGTTCCTGTTTTCCTTTCGGCCGAACAGGCCATGCGGAATTTGGAGGAATTCGTCCGGTACCACCTCATCAGAGAACAGAACAAACTGGAGGATTGGATTCGATAA
- a CDS encoding HD domain-containing phosphohydrolase, whose protein sequence is MDTGKTAEKGSISIRTITDRLFFLLIVTILITLITVILFTSWIYYISSIENQYNSSITAINSLISSLYTAQQQQDSDEIDQNYKQIMDIIRDSPEILKRDLSPHDEILNNTDPETQYDLYLDQIRISIGILRKNHSQIQNVYKKGFPYFVVSILFLMVVMLLNLLKWKERQNQFFNEIQDGLQHVREVQLFNRNESFHNNHSYIEESQAFISEVSKILENLIMDRSLQNIEIHGNLEALMKELFFAIRKKTNCDRVALAFINGDNEITAETFYSNYSNLYLAPGHSEPMKNTSLGEYTHSGELRYIPDLEEYSDKKLEKTGFPVSESTRLILKEGIKSSLTIPFFVNDRCVGFLFISSRSKNSFDGISIKHAKHIFTIIKSRIYLEYIIQDIIARISQSFVTLMDKKDNETSSHIKRVSHYSAIIGRAVARKSDVLTPKDIREIYSYAPLHDIGKIGIPDSILLKPGSLTKDQFEIMNTHVTIGEEVIEAISQNISSYFPIPVLATAIDIIRGHHEKYDGSGYPRGLKGKEIPIAGRIVAIADVFDALTSKRPYKEAYSIEESLEIMTKKMTGHFDSDLLESFKDSIEDVKMIYEKYQEN, encoded by the coding sequence ATGGATACAGGTAAAACTGCCGAAAAGGGCAGTATAAGCATAAGGACTATCACTGACAGGCTATTTTTTCTCCTTATTGTCACAATCCTTATCACACTTATTACTGTTATTTTGTTTACTTCCTGGATTTATTACATATCCTCAATTGAAAACCAATACAACTCTTCAATCACGGCGATTAACTCGTTGATCTCTAGTCTCTACACCGCCCAGCAACAACAAGATAGCGATGAAATTGATCAAAATTATAAACAGATCATGGACATTATCAGGGATTCCCCAGAGATACTAAAACGTGACCTGTCTCCCCATGATGAGATCCTCAATAATACAGACCCAGAAACTCAATATGATCTCTATCTGGATCAAATCCGGATTTCAATTGGTATATTGAGAAAAAACCACTCCCAGATACAGAACGTCTACAAAAAAGGATTTCCATATTTTGTCGTATCCATCCTGTTTCTTATGGTTGTGATGCTGTTAAATCTTTTGAAATGGAAAGAAAGACAAAATCAGTTTTTCAATGAGATTCAGGATGGTTTACAGCATGTAAGAGAAGTCCAGCTTTTTAACAGGAATGAGAGTTTTCATAACAACCACTCCTATATTGAAGAATCTCAAGCCTTCATCTCCGAAGTCAGTAAGATCCTCGAAAATCTCATCATGGACAGGAGTCTTCAGAATATTGAGATACATGGGAATTTGGAAGCCCTTATGAAAGAACTGTTTTTTGCCATTAGAAAAAAAACAAATTGTGACAGAGTCGCCCTGGCTTTTATCAATGGTGATAATGAGATTACAGCAGAAACGTTCTATTCCAATTATTCAAATCTGTATCTTGCTCCAGGGCATTCAGAACCGATGAAGAATACGAGCTTGGGAGAGTATACCCATTCTGGAGAACTGAGATATATTCCTGATTTGGAGGAGTATTCTGACAAAAAATTGGAGAAGACAGGTTTTCCCGTTTCAGAATCGACCAGATTAATTTTAAAAGAGGGTATTAAATCCTCCCTGACTATTCCATTTTTTGTAAATGACCGCTGTGTCGGTTTTTTGTTTATATCCAGCAGGAGCAAAAACAGTTTTGATGGGATCTCCATAAAACATGCCAAACATATTTTTACCATAATCAAAAGTCGAATCTATCTGGAGTACATCATTCAGGATATCATTGCCAGAATCTCACAATCCTTTGTGACTCTCATGGATAAAAAAGATAATGAAACCTCCAGTCATATTAAACGAGTTTCTCATTATTCGGCCATTATCGGTAGAGCCGTTGCCCGGAAATCAGATGTTCTGACCCCCAAGGACATCCGGGAGATCTATTCCTATGCGCCTCTCCACGATATTGGAAAAATTGGTATACCCGATAGCATCCTGTTGAAACCCGGAAGCCTCACAAAGGATCAGTTTGAAATTATGAATACTCATGTGACCATCGGAGAAGAGGTGATTGAAGCGATAAGTCAGAATATCTCGTCCTATTTTCCCATTCCCGTTCTGGCAACGGCAATCGACATAATCCGGGGACACCATGAGAAGTATGATGGTTCTGGTTATCCCAGAGGTCTCAAAGGAAAAGAAATACCCATAGCCGGGCGCATCGTTGCCATTGCCGATGTCTTTGATGCTCTGACCTCAAAACGCCCGTACAAAGAAGCCTATTCAATCGAAGAATCTCTTGAGATCATGACCAAAAAGATGACCGGTCATTTTGACTCTGATCTGTTAGAGTCTTTTAAAGACTCTATTGAAGATGTCAAAATGATCTATGAGAAGTACCAGGAAAATTAG
- a CDS encoding GntR family transcriptional regulator, whose translation MSKRKWGDVIQTKTASETVYDILHRNIINLNLIPGTIMSEKEISEKMKLSRTPVREAFIRLSKEALVTVVPQKGSFVSRINLARVKEERFLRESLETSVLEELILNKDPLFLDDFHLNLEKQKIALDSGESNRFMELDDQFHSMFFDLVDRPMCFEVIMSFSSHYRRVRYLSMAVSGVSDENLKHHRELIHLIGNRDLEGAQEIMKVHLRKLNIEKNIIYQKFPDYFKDTPSAGGLDLMDEKLLFQGMNR comes from the coding sequence ATGTCAAAACGGAAATGGGGTGATGTGATTCAAACCAAAACAGCCAGTGAAACAGTCTATGATATTCTGCATAGGAATATAATTAATCTCAATTTGATCCCCGGGACGATCATGAGTGAAAAAGAGATTTCTGAGAAAATGAAGTTGAGCCGGACACCAGTGCGGGAGGCTTTTATCAGGTTGTCCAAGGAAGCCCTCGTTACCGTCGTCCCCCAGAAGGGGAGTTTCGTTTCCAGGATTAATCTGGCTCGAGTGAAGGAAGAACGATTTTTGAGAGAGTCGCTAGAAACTTCAGTTCTAGAAGAATTGATCCTGAATAAGGATCCCCTTTTTCTGGATGACTTCCATTTGAATCTTGAAAAACAGAAAATTGCTCTTGATTCTGGTGAGTCCAACCGTTTCATGGAGCTGGATGATCAATTTCATTCCATGTTTTTCGATTTGGTGGATCGCCCAATGTGTTTTGAGGTTATTATGAGCTTTTCAAGCCACTACCGACGTGTTCGTTACCTCTCTATGGCTGTCAGCGGTGTCTCGGATGAAAATTTAAAGCATCATCGTGAATTGATTCATCTCATAGGCAATCGGGATCTTGAGGGCGCTCAGGAGATCATGAAGGTGCATCTAAGAAAGCTGAATATTGAGAAAAATATAATTTACCAAAAATTTCCGGATTATTTCAAAGATACCCCCTCAGCGGGCGGCCTGGATCTTATGGATGAGAAACTCCTGTTCCAGGGGATGAACCGCTGA
- a CDS encoding methyl-accepting chemotaxis protein — protein MKIRSSSFITFVLTILVITLTLLAMDASLYQYSIICLTLILGMTSILNVSRLHTNIARFEVIIDDRLHHELPPSGDTLQTAETLSNHMQACQLSRNKTQLILKENKTHSVEFTKELKDSVYLTTTINGSVMNIRGKISELNNSLLSSSSAIEEISRTITSFSSQIEEQSASVIQTSSAIEEMDASIRNVSDITHRQTESSKDLLSLTDKSQQGMEEMNKIIETVNNNIDSVQEIINVIDEIASQTNLLSMNAAIEAAHAGEAGKGFAVVADEIRKLAESTAENSTLISQTLKKIISNVRDVRRAGAESLHDFNSIKEETEQLVEAFSQIQDATSELNIGSHEIVQATQLLTRISSHIKDGSGEIELSTRDIQDSISNIVNASRDTESEIGEINTISGKMNSMFLNISNVFLNYESYMEKIQEFQNFEFGTAMNFSAVKVIIHHLLWVIKVRGVIDGTMNIAVSEVSDHHSCELGQWIDKKVPDHIKQLDIFPSFVKRHEEMHNLVKEITSTIDNKTQSQIEEDYSVLIQLSEGIIDDLTLINGKL, from the coding sequence ATGAAAATCCGATCCTCATCCTTTATCACATTTGTCCTGACTATACTAGTAATAACCCTGACCCTATTGGCAATGGATGCCAGCTTGTACCAATACTCAATAATATGCCTCACCCTGATACTGGGTATGACGAGCATTCTGAATGTGTCTCGACTTCATACGAACATTGCCCGCTTTGAGGTGATCATAGACGACCGCTTACATCATGAGCTGCCACCTTCGGGGGATACACTTCAAACAGCAGAAACTCTTTCCAATCATATGCAGGCCTGTCAACTTTCCAGGAATAAGACTCAGCTGATCCTGAAAGAAAATAAAACCCACTCCGTTGAATTCACAAAAGAATTGAAAGACTCGGTCTATCTGACAACGACCATCAACGGCAGTGTCATGAATATTCGGGGCAAGATATCAGAACTCAATAACTCACTCTTAAGCTCATCTTCTGCCATTGAAGAGATTTCAAGAACCATTACTTCCTTTTCAAGCCAGATAGAGGAGCAATCAGCTTCGGTCATCCAGACCTCATCGGCCATTGAAGAGATGGATGCGTCCATTCGCAATGTGAGTGATATTACCCATCGGCAAACGGAATCCTCCAAGGATCTGTTGTCACTGACCGACAAAAGTCAGCAGGGCATGGAAGAGATGAATAAAATCATCGAAACCGTGAACAACAACATCGACTCGGTCCAGGAAATCATCAATGTTATTGATGAAATAGCATCCCAGACAAACCTTCTATCCATGAATGCAGCCATTGAGGCGGCTCATGCCGGAGAAGCCGGAAAAGGATTTGCCGTAGTCGCTGATGAAATACGGAAGTTGGCAGAATCTACAGCAGAAAATTCAACATTGATTTCTCAAACTCTCAAGAAAATCATAAGCAATGTCCGTGATGTAAGGCGAGCGGGTGCCGAAAGTCTTCATGATTTTAATTCTATCAAAGAGGAAACTGAGCAGCTGGTAGAAGCCTTCTCCCAGATCCAGGATGCGACTTCCGAACTCAATATTGGCAGCCATGAAATTGTACAGGCGACACAATTGCTTACAAGGATTTCAAGCCACATCAAAGACGGTTCAGGCGAGATAGAATTGAGTACCAGGGATATACAGGATTCTATTTCAAACATAGTTAATGCCAGTCGGGATACTGAATCTGAGATTGGTGAGATCAACACTATTTCGGGGAAAATGAATTCCATGTTCCTGAACATTTCAAATGTATTCCTGAATTATGAATCCTATATGGAAAAGATTCAGGAGTTTCAAAATTTTGAATTTGGTACTGCGATGAACTTTTCTGCTGTGAAAGTGATTATTCATCATCTCTTATGGGTCATCAAGGTAAGGGGCGTCATTGATGGCACCATGAATATTGCCGTATCAGAAGTATCGGATCATCACAGCTGCGAACTTGGTCAATGGATTGATAAAAAAGTGCCCGACCATATAAAGCAACTGGATATTTTCCCCTCATTTGTAAAAAGGCATGAAGAAATGCATAACCTGGTGAAAGAGATCACTTCCACCATTGATAACAAGACGCAAAGCCAAATAGAAGAAGATTATTCTGTCCTCATTCAGCTCTCCGAGGGAATTATAGACGATTTGACGCTTATAAACGGGAAATTATAA